A genomic stretch from Marinimicrobium sp. C6131 includes:
- the accD gene encoding acetyl-CoA carboxylase, carboxyltransferase subunit beta: MSWLEKIVPSMARADGKRGGSKVPEGLWKKCVKCQAVLYRPELERNLDVCPKCDHHMRIGARTRLNLFLDEDNRQELATEVEPIDRLKFRDVKKYKDRLSSAQKTTGEKDALVAMKGQLKGMPVVAVAFEFAFHGGSMGYVVGERFARAAKVALEEDIPLVCFSATGGARMQEALISLMQMAKTSAVIERLKRQGTPYVSVMTDPVYGGVSASLALLGDINAAEPNARAGFAGPNIIEQTIRQKLPKGFQRSEFLLDKGAIDMIIHRRDMRDTLARLLAKFTRREAV; encoded by the coding sequence ATGAGTTGGCTAGAAAAGATTGTACCGAGCATGGCCCGTGCGGACGGCAAGCGTGGTGGCAGCAAGGTACCGGAGGGGCTCTGGAAAAAGTGTGTGAAATGTCAGGCGGTGCTCTATCGTCCAGAGTTGGAACGTAACCTCGATGTGTGCCCCAAGTGTGATCATCACATGCGCATCGGCGCCAGAACCCGGTTGAACCTGTTTCTGGATGAGGACAACCGCCAGGAACTGGCGACCGAGGTTGAGCCGATCGACCGGTTGAAGTTCCGCGATGTGAAAAAGTACAAGGATCGTCTCTCAAGCGCCCAGAAAACCACCGGTGAGAAAGACGCCCTGGTCGCCATGAAAGGTCAATTGAAGGGCATGCCGGTCGTGGCGGTGGCGTTCGAGTTCGCCTTCCACGGCGGCTCCATGGGCTATGTGGTCGGTGAGCGCTTTGCCCGGGCGGCCAAGGTGGCACTGGAGGAAGATATCCCTCTGGTGTGTTTCTCGGCGACCGGTGGCGCCCGCATGCAGGAGGCGTTGATCTCTCTGATGCAGATGGCCAAGACGAGTGCCGTGATTGAGCGCCTGAAGCGCCAGGGTACACCTTACGTGTCGGTGATGACCGACCCCGTCTATGGTGGCGTCTCGGCGAGTCTGGCGCTGCTGGGCGACATCAACGCCGCCGAGCCTAACGCCCGGGCAGGCTTCGCCGGCCCCAACATCATTGAGCAGACCATTCGTCAGAAACTGCCCAAAGGCTTTCAGCGTAGCGAGTTCCTGCTCGACAAAGGCGCGATCGATATGATCATTCACCGCCGGGACATGCGCGATACTCTGGCGCGGCTGTTGGCCAAATTCACTCGCCGCGAGGCGGTCTGA